A genomic window from Haladaptatus caseinilyticus includes:
- a CDS encoding V-type ATP synthase subunit E, protein MSLETVVEDIRNEARERAERIRSEGQTRADEIIAEAESDAEEILAAKEREIETQIGREREQKLSSAKLEAKQKRLEARRDVLQDVRSDVEERIATLSGDDRKELTRTLLDAAAEEFESGDSVRVYGRADDEGLLTDIVADYDGFEYVGEYDCLGGVVAESEASRVRVNNTFDSVLEDVWEDNLQEISSRLFEQ, encoded by the coding sequence ATGAGCCTGGAAACGGTAGTTGAGGATATTAGAAACGAGGCCCGCGAGCGTGCGGAACGAATCCGTTCGGAAGGACAAACCCGCGCGGACGAGATAATCGCCGAGGCGGAGTCGGACGCCGAGGAGATTCTCGCGGCGAAAGAGCGCGAAATCGAGACCCAAATCGGGCGCGAACGAGAGCAGAAGCTCTCCAGCGCGAAACTCGAAGCCAAGCAGAAGCGACTGGAAGCCCGCCGGGACGTACTGCAGGACGTTCGTTCCGACGTGGAAGAGCGAATCGCCACGCTGAGTGGTGACGACCGCAAAGAACTGACGCGCACGCTGCTCGACGCGGCGGCCGAGGAGTTCGAGTCGGGCGACTCCGTACGCGTGTACGGGCGAGCCGACGACGAGGGACTGCTCACCGACATCGTCGCGGACTACGACGGCTTCGAATACGTGGGTGAGTACGACTGCCTCGGCGGCGTCGTCGCCGAGAGTGAGGCATCCCGCGTTCGCGTGAACAACACGTTCGATTCGGTGCTCGAAGACGTGTGGGAGGACAACCTCCAAGAAATCAGTTCGCGACTGTTCGAGCAATGA
- a CDS encoding V-type ATP synthase subunit I → MLRPEQMSKVSVTGSRTVMSDVIETIHELNLVHLSNYDGSWKGFDPGNPVDGANEASDKLVTVRSIESILDVDDEDAGPQRIVTDEALNSELEDIRAQVNTLDDKRNGLQEELRTVEDRIDSMKPFAELGIDLDLLSGYDNLHVAVGEGNTDEIEQALAESDEIREFELFTEGRTVAVFAYPADHADEDVLDDALVGVDFASYEVPDARGSPEEYIKELKHERQKLESKLDGVKNELHDVKLDATGFLLAAEEKLTIEVQKAEAPLQFATTENAFVAEGWIPTEEYDRLERSLNETVGEHAEVDELRRADYEEGHEHTLTEEAEEVATTDGGHIVDDDEQPPVVQDNPGPVKPFEILVETINRPRYFEFDPSVILFLTFPIFFGFMIGDLGYGLMYLAIGYAIYSKTDSLALKSLGGIALWAGLFTAIFGVLYGEIFGLHILGEAIYGHAGPPIKKGLQPVEAEFASTWLVLSLLVGLAHLTLGYLFGFFEELSHGVKDAVLHKGSWILLMVGVWVWIFSKQLLGPKPEFLFTVFNGEPFALGFGGFPAGVGTVALVVAAVGLVLMIAGEVSHMGGPGALIGALESLKSLSDVISYTRIAAVLLAKAGMAFVINLLFFGAYEHHGEWHFMLSYGPSYVNSHYEGAEIIFSGLMHSGIAGVLVGLLILVVGHLLVLALGVTSAGLQAVRLEYVEFFGKFYQGGGEEYEPFGYDRTHTTQD, encoded by the coding sequence ATGCTCAGACCTGAGCAAATGAGCAAGGTCTCGGTGACCGGGTCACGGACCGTCATGTCCGACGTTATCGAGACGATTCACGAACTGAACCTCGTTCATCTGTCGAACTACGACGGATCGTGGAAAGGGTTCGACCCCGGTAACCCGGTTGATGGCGCAAACGAGGCGTCCGATAAGCTCGTCACGGTTCGCTCCATCGAGAGCATTCTCGACGTGGACGACGAGGATGCGGGACCACAGCGAATCGTCACCGACGAAGCGCTGAACAGCGAACTGGAGGACATCCGCGCACAAGTCAACACGCTCGACGACAAGCGAAACGGACTCCAAGAGGAACTTCGGACCGTCGAAGACCGCATCGACTCGATGAAACCGTTCGCGGAACTCGGCATCGACCTCGATTTGCTGTCGGGTTACGACAACCTACACGTCGCGGTCGGTGAAGGAAATACGGACGAAATCGAGCAGGCGTTGGCCGAATCGGACGAGATTCGGGAGTTCGAGCTGTTCACCGAGGGGCGGACGGTCGCCGTCTTCGCGTATCCCGCGGACCACGCGGACGAGGACGTGCTGGACGACGCCTTGGTCGGTGTCGATTTCGCATCGTACGAGGTACCGGATGCCCGGGGCAGTCCCGAGGAGTACATCAAGGAGCTCAAACACGAGCGACAAAAGCTCGAGTCGAAGCTCGACGGCGTCAAAAACGAACTGCACGACGTGAAACTCGATGCGACCGGCTTCCTCCTCGCGGCCGAGGAGAAGCTGACCATCGAAGTGCAGAAGGCGGAAGCACCACTTCAGTTCGCGACCACGGAGAACGCCTTCGTCGCCGAAGGGTGGATACCGACCGAGGAGTACGACCGACTCGAACGCAGCCTCAACGAAACGGTCGGCGAGCATGCCGAAGTGGACGAACTCCGCCGCGCCGACTACGAGGAAGGGCACGAACACACCCTGACCGAAGAGGCGGAAGAAGTCGCCACGACCGACGGTGGCCACATCGTCGACGATGACGAACAGCCACCGGTCGTGCAGGACAACCCCGGACCGGTCAAACCGTTCGAAATCCTGGTCGAAACGATCAACCGACCCCGATACTTCGAGTTCGACCCGTCAGTCATCCTGTTCCTCACGTTCCCGATATTCTTCGGGTTCATGATCGGTGACCTCGGATACGGGTTGATGTACCTCGCGATCGGATACGCGATCTACTCGAAGACGGACAGCCTCGCGCTGAAGAGTCTCGGTGGCATCGCGCTGTGGGCCGGGCTGTTCACCGCGATTTTCGGCGTCCTGTACGGCGAAATCTTCGGCTTGCACATCCTCGGCGAGGCGATTTACGGCCACGCCGGACCGCCGATCAAGAAGGGTCTCCAGCCCGTCGAAGCCGAGTTCGCGAGCACGTGGCTCGTGCTGAGCCTGCTCGTCGGACTGGCACACCTCACGCTCGGCTACCTGTTCGGATTCTTCGAGGAACTCTCACACGGCGTCAAGGATGCCGTGCTCCACAAGGGGTCGTGGATCCTCCTGATGGTCGGCGTCTGGGTCTGGATTTTCAGCAAGCAGCTCCTCGGTCCGAAGCCGGAGTTCCTGTTTACGGTGTTCAACGGTGAGCCGTTCGCGCTCGGCTTCGGTGGCTTCCCGGCCGGCGTCGGAACGGTGGCGCTCGTCGTCGCCGCAGTCGGCCTCGTGCTGATGATTGCCGGTGAGGTTTCCCACATGGGCGGCCCCGGCGCACTCATCGGCGCGCTGGAGAGCCTGAAATCGCTGTCGGACGTCATCTCCTACACTCGTATCGCCGCGGTGTTGCTGGCGAAGGCCGGAATGGCGTTCGTCATCAACCTGCTGTTCTTCGGCGCGTACGAGCACCACGGAGAATGGCACTTCATGCTCTCGTACGGCCCAAGCTACGTGAACAGTCACTACGAGGGAGCCGAAATCATCTTCTCCGGCCTGATGCACTCGGGCATCGCGGGCGTTCTGGTCGGCCTCCTCATCCTCGTCGTGGGGCACCTGCTGGTGCTGGCACTCGGTGTCACGAGTGCGGGTCTGCAGGCGGTGCGTCTCGAATACGTCGAGTTCTTCGGCAAGTTCTACCAAGGCGGCGGCGAGGAGTACGAACCGTTCGGCTACGATCGGACGCACACGACGCAAGACTGA
- a CDS encoding V-type ATP synthase subunit D produces MAKDVKPTRKELMQIEDRIDLSERGHDTLEKKRDGLIMEFMDILDQAQDVRSGLDADYQRAQQTINMARAMEGDVAVRGAAAALQEHPEITTESKNIMGVVVPQIESSKVKKSLDERGYGVLGTSARIDETADAYEELLESIILAAEVETAMKKMLTEIETTKRRVNALEFKLLPELYEAQDYIEQKLEEQEREEIFRMKKIKAKKEEEEDEEMEAREPERAEGEVAVTS; encoded by the coding sequence ATGGCCAAGGACGTCAAACCCACTCGGAAGGAACTGATGCAGATCGAAGACCGCATCGACCTCTCCGAGCGGGGCCACGACACGCTGGAGAAGAAACGGGACGGACTCATCATGGAGTTCATGGACATCCTGGACCAAGCACAGGATGTTCGATCCGGCCTCGACGCGGATTACCAGCGCGCACAGCAGACCATCAACATGGCTCGCGCGATGGAGGGTGACGTGGCGGTTCGTGGAGCTGCCGCGGCACTACAGGAACACCCGGAAATCACGACCGAGTCGAAGAACATCATGGGTGTCGTGGTTCCGCAGATCGAATCCTCGAAGGTCAAGAAGTCGCTCGACGAGCGGGGCTACGGCGTGCTCGGTACGAGCGCCCGCATCGACGAAACGGCGGACGCCTACGAGGAACTGCTCGAAAGCATCATCCTCGCCGCGGAGGTCGAGACGGCGATGAAGAAGATGCTCACCGAAATCGAGACGACCAAACGCCGTGTCAACGCACTCGAGTTCAAACTCCTGCCGGAGCTGTACGAAGCGCAGGACTACATCGAGCAAAAACTCGAGGAACAAGAGCGCGAGGAGATCTTCCGGATGAAGAAGATCAAGGCCAAGAAGGAGGAGGAGGAGGACGAAGAGATGGAAGCCCGCGAACCGGAACGCGCGGAAGGCGAAGTTGCGGTTACGAGCTAA
- a CDS encoding DUF5518 domain-containing protein translates to MDLKLRAVVYGIVATIIIGFLSGAAVPFTDMSLPIVGAGLTGIIGGIVAGYVAGSRLGDGALNGGVATAAGAIVALLLLTLLGLMAGPIPAIGLFGFGVLFVVVAAIPGIIGGAFGSWLHGRSDRRATGRPAGR, encoded by the coding sequence ATGGACCTCAAACTAAGAGCGGTCGTATACGGAATCGTCGCAACAATCATCATTGGTTTCCTCAGCGGAGCAGCCGTTCCGTTTACCGACATGTCGCTTCCCATCGTCGGTGCTGGCTTGACCGGCATTATCGGCGGCATCGTAGCCGGATACGTCGCGGGGAGCAGACTCGGTGACGGCGCGCTCAACGGCGGTGTCGCAACCGCTGCGGGGGCAATCGTGGCACTCCTGCTCCTGACCCTTTTGGGACTGATGGCAGGACCGATTCCGGCCATCGGACTGTTCGGCTTCGGCGTGCTGTTCGTCGTCGTTGCCGCAATCCCCGGCATCATCGGCGGTGCTTTCGGCTCGTGGTTACACGGCCGTTCGGATCGCCGCGCTACCGGGCGACCCGCGGGTCGCTGA
- a CDS encoding V-type ATP synthase subunit C, whose protein sequence is MSSADGTSNYEYVNARVRARRAALFDDEDYRKLLRMGPSEIARYMEETEYESEVNALGARYDGVDLVEYALNRNLAKNFDDLLDWSGGKLYTLIARYLRKFDSWNVKTVLRGIYADADSQSVHDDLIHAGEFDRSFLDRLADASAIEDVVEMLNGTIFGDHLDAAYEDYETSGLLIPLENAVDRAYYEGLMEGVTETENRATQLYVEFLQAEIDFRNIRNALRISRSGADIDPSEYFISGGRLFKAAELSQLAGNTDELITQIRDSTYGSDLDEALDELDRADSLIGFEHALDAALLEYSDHLSHVFPLSVCPVLAYVLAKQREVDNIRAIARGREAGLSEDEIEDELVIL, encoded by the coding sequence ATGAGTTCGGCAGACGGAACATCGAACTACGAGTACGTCAACGCCCGCGTTCGGGCACGACGAGCCGCGCTGTTCGACGACGAGGATTATCGGAAGCTCCTCCGAATGGGGCCGAGTGAAATCGCCCGCTACATGGAGGAAACCGAGTACGAATCGGAAGTCAATGCGCTCGGTGCACGCTACGACGGTGTCGACCTCGTGGAGTACGCACTGAACCGCAACCTCGCGAAGAACTTCGACGACCTGCTGGATTGGTCCGGCGGGAAACTGTACACGCTTATCGCGCGGTACCTGCGAAAGTTCGATTCGTGGAACGTCAAGACGGTTCTTCGGGGCATCTACGCCGATGCCGACAGTCAGTCGGTTCATGATGACCTGATTCACGCGGGCGAGTTCGACCGGTCGTTCCTCGATCGGTTGGCCGACGCAAGCGCCATCGAAGACGTCGTCGAGATGCTGAACGGGACGATTTTCGGCGATCACCTCGACGCCGCGTACGAAGACTACGAGACCAGCGGACTGCTGATTCCGCTGGAGAACGCGGTCGATCGCGCGTACTACGAAGGGTTGATGGAAGGCGTTACCGAGACGGAAAACCGTGCGACCCAACTGTACGTCGAGTTTTTGCAAGCGGAAATCGACTTCCGAAACATCCGAAACGCCCTTCGAATCAGTCGAAGTGGCGCGGACATCGACCCCTCGGAGTATTTCATTTCGGGTGGGCGACTGTTCAAAGCCGCGGAGCTGTCACAGCTCGCCGGAAACACGGACGAACTGATCACCCAGATTCGCGACAGCACGTACGGAAGCGACCTCGACGAGGCGCTCGACGAACTGGACCGAGCCGACAGTCTCATCGGATTCGAACATGCCCTCGACGCGGCACTGCTCGAGTACTCCGACCATCTCTCGCACGTGTTCCCGCTGTCGGTGTGTCCGGTGCTCGCATACGTACTCGCAAAACAGCGTGAGGTGGACAACATTCGTGCCATCGCACGCGGACGCGAAGCAGGATTGTCCGAGGACGAAATCGAAGACGAGCTGGTGATACTATGA
- a CDS encoding branched-chain amino acid transaminase, protein MSFDEMDVDTIWMNGEFVDWDDAKIHVLTHGLHYGTGVFEGVRCYDTENGPAVFRWEEHLQRLYDSCKPYNMEIEYEPEELTEATLELIDRQDLHSCYIRPIAYYGYDSLGVSPGDCPTDVTIAAWPWGAYLGDDALENGVKVMVSSWRKHSSSQIPTNAKTTGLYVNSLLAGEEARRNGFVEAIVLNKEGNVAEGPGENIFLVRDGEIYTPGLSQSILDGITRDSVITIAEEMGYTVHDDATISRGELHTADELFFTGSAAEVTPIRQVDNVEIGSGTRGPVTEEIQSKFFDLVNRRIDDHEEWFTYV, encoded by the coding sequence ATGAGCTTTGACGAGATGGATGTGGACACCATTTGGATGAACGGCGAGTTCGTCGATTGGGACGACGCGAAAATCCACGTCCTCACGCACGGACTACATTACGGAACGGGTGTCTTCGAAGGGGTTCGCTGTTACGACACGGAAAACGGTCCCGCGGTTTTCCGCTGGGAAGAGCATCTTCAGCGTCTGTATGACTCCTGTAAACCGTACAACATGGAAATCGAGTACGAACCGGAGGAACTCACGGAAGCTACCCTCGAACTTATCGACCGACAGGATCTCCACTCCTGTTACATTCGACCGATTGCATACTACGGCTACGACAGCCTCGGCGTCAGTCCCGGCGACTGCCCGACCGACGTAACTATCGCCGCATGGCCGTGGGGCGCGTACCTCGGCGACGACGCCCTCGAAAACGGCGTCAAAGTGATGGTTTCCTCGTGGCGAAAACACTCCTCCAGCCAGATTCCGACGAACGCCAAGACGACCGGTCTGTACGTCAACAGCCTCCTCGCTGGCGAGGAAGCCCGCCGAAACGGCTTCGTCGAGGCAATCGTCCTGAACAAGGAGGGTAACGTCGCGGAAGGTCCCGGCGAGAACATCTTCCTCGTGCGCGACGGTGAGATTTACACGCCCGGCCTCTCCCAGAGCATCCTCGATGGTATCACCCGCGACAGCGTCATCACGATCGCCGAGGAGATGGGCTACACCGTCCACGACGATGCGACTATCAGTCGCGGCGAACTCCACACCGCAGACGAACTGTTCTTTACCGGCAGCGCGGCGGAGGTCACGCCAATCCGACAGGTCGATAACGTTGAAATCGGCAGCGGAACCCGCGGCCCGGTCACCGAGGAAATCCAGTCGAAATTCTTCGACCTCGTCAACCGACGCATTGACGACCACGAAGAGTGGTTCACGTACGTTTAA
- a CDS encoding F0F1 ATP synthase subunit C: MFEFILAFVDAAVLLAQDGASQGAASAIPPKAAAALAVGFAALGAGYAERGIGAAAVGAVTEDQDLFGTGLILTVLPETLVILALVVVFVV; the protein is encoded by the coding sequence ATGTTCGAATTCATACTCGCATTCGTCGACGCAGCTGTACTGCTTGCACAGGATGGCGCATCCCAAGGAGCCGCTTCTGCCATTCCACCAAAAGCCGCCGCAGCACTCGCAGTCGGTTTCGCTGCCCTCGGCGCAGGATACGCGGAACGTGGTATCGGTGCCGCAGCAGTCGGCGCTGTCACGGAAGACCAGGACCTGTTCGGTACGGGACTCATCCTGACGGTTCTGCCGGAGACGCTCGTCATTCTGGCGCTCGTCGTTGTGTTCGTGGTCTAA
- a CDS encoding ATP synthase subunit B — protein sequence MKEYQTITEISGPLVFAEVDEPIGYDEIVEIETPDGDTLRGQVLESSDGLVSIQVFEGTEGIDRKSSVRFLGETMKMPVTEELLGRVLDGSGNPIDGGPEIIPDERRDIVGAAINPYAREYPEEFIQTGVSAIDGMNTLVRGQKLPIFSASGLPHNELALQIARQASVPEEDDGDEDGGSEFAVVFGAMGITAEEANEFMEDFERTGALERSVVFMNLADDPAVERTVTPRLALTTAEYLAFDKDYHVLVILTDMTNYCEALREIGAAREEVPGRRGYPGYMYTDLAQLYERAGRIEGREGSVTQIPILTMPGDDDTHPIPDLTGYITEGQIYIDRDLNSQGIQPPINPLPSLSRLMDDGIGEGLTREDHSGVSDQMYAAYAQGEDLRDLVNIVGREALSERDNKYLDFADQFEKEFIDQGFETNRTIEETLTIGWDLLSMLPKEELNRIDEEFIEKYYPEEQAEEVTAD from the coding sequence ATGAAAGAATACCAGACAATCACGGAAATCAGCGGTCCGCTGGTGTTCGCCGAGGTTGACGAGCCGATCGGATACGACGAAATCGTCGAAATCGAGACACCTGACGGCGACACGCTGCGTGGACAGGTACTCGAATCGAGCGATGGTCTCGTCTCGATTCAGGTGTTCGAAGGAACCGAAGGTATCGACCGAAAGTCGTCGGTCCGATTCCTCGGCGAGACGATGAAGATGCCCGTTACGGAAGAACTCCTCGGGCGCGTGCTCGACGGGTCCGGCAACCCGATCGACGGCGGCCCGGAAATCATTCCGGACGAGCGTCGTGACATCGTCGGTGCAGCTATCAACCCGTACGCCCGCGAATATCCAGAAGAGTTCATCCAGACCGGCGTATCCGCTATCGACGGCATGAACACGCTGGTTCGTGGACAGAAACTGCCCATCTTCTCGGCATCCGGTCTTCCGCACAACGAACTCGCGCTCCAGATTGCGCGACAGGCAAGCGTGCCGGAAGAGGACGATGGCGACGAAGACGGCGGAAGCGAATTCGCAGTTGTGTTCGGCGCGATGGGAATCACCGCCGAAGAGGCAAACGAGTTCATGGAGGACTTCGAGCGAACCGGTGCGCTGGAACGCTCCGTGGTCTTCATGAACCTCGCGGACGACCCCGCAGTCGAGCGGACGGTCACGCCGCGTCTCGCGCTCACCACGGCGGAGTACCTCGCGTTCGACAAGGATTACCACGTGCTGGTTATCCTGACGGACATGACCAACTACTGTGAGGCACTGCGTGAAATCGGTGCCGCACGTGAAGAGGTTCCGGGCCGTCGTGGCTATCCCGGATACATGTACACCGACCTTGCACAGCTGTACGAGCGCGCAGGTCGTATCGAAGGTCGTGAAGGGTCCGTCACGCAGATTCCGATTCTCACGATGCCGGGCGACGACGACACGCACCCGATTCCCGACCTGACCGGGTACATTACCGAGGGTCAGATTTACATCGACCGTGACCTGAACTCGCAGGGCATTCAACCGCCGATCAACCCGCTTCCGTCGCTGTCGCGCCTGATGGACGATGGTATCGGCGAAGGGCTCACCCGTGAGGACCACTCCGGCGTGTCCGACCAGATGTACGCCGCGTACGCACAGGGTGAGGACCTCCGTGACCTCGTGAACATCGTCGGTCGCGAAGCGCTGAGCGAACGTGACAACAAGTACCTCGACTTCGCTGACCAGTTCGAGAAGGAGTTCATCGATCAGGGATTCGAGACGAACCGAACCATCGAGGAGACCCTAACGATCGGCTGGGACCTGCTCAGCATGCTCCCGAAAGAGGAGCTCAACCGGATCGACGAGGAGTTCATCGAGAAGTACTACCCGGAAGAGCAGGCCGAAGAAGTCACGGCTGACTAA
- the ribB gene encoding 3,4-dihydroxy-2-butanone-4-phosphate synthase codes for MNKTTPTTVEQAIEQFRKGSPLLVHDAADREGETDLIYPAGAVTSDAVSRLRNDAGGLICVALSHDVADAFDLAYMDDVIDHPASEGHELGYDSRSSFSLTVNHRDTYTGITDDDRSLTITELAKAANTPHELNFADEFRAPGHVHLLRAAPGLLDERRGHTELGIVLAKAAGQPPAVVVCEMLDDQTGGALSPEDARAYAERHGFPYLEGAQIIEALA; via the coding sequence ATGAACAAGACCACACCCACGACGGTCGAGCAAGCAATCGAGCAGTTCCGTAAGGGTTCTCCCCTGCTCGTCCACGACGCCGCCGACCGTGAAGGTGAAACCGACCTCATCTATCCTGCGGGAGCAGTCACATCGGATGCCGTCTCCCGACTTCGCAACGACGCCGGAGGACTGATTTGCGTCGCACTCTCACACGACGTCGCAGATGCCTTCGACCTCGCGTATATGGACGATGTTATCGACCACCCCGCGAGCGAAGGCCACGAACTCGGCTATGACTCCCGGTCTTCGTTTTCCCTGACGGTAAACCACCGCGACACCTACACCGGCATTACCGACGATGACCGCTCTCTGACGATTACCGAACTGGCGAAAGCCGCGAATACTCCCCACGAACTGAACTTCGCAGATGAGTTCCGCGCACCGGGGCACGTCCACCTTTTACGGGCCGCACCTGGCCTTCTCGACGAACGACGAGGCCACACCGAACTCGGAATCGTGCTGGCGAAAGCGGCAGGACAGCCCCCCGCTGTCGTCGTCTGTGAGATGCTAGACGACCAGACAGGCGGCGCGCTTTCACCCGAAGACGCACGAGCATACGCGGAGCGCCATGGATTCCCGTATCTCGAAGGCGCACAGATCATCGAAGCGTTAGCATAA
- a CDS encoding V-type ATP synthase subunit F, with the protein MSQEIAVIGSPDFTTGFRLAGVRKFANVPDDEKDAELDDAVSRTLNDDDVGIIVMHDDDLTHLSRNVRNDVETSVEPTLVTLGGGAGSGGLRDKIKRAIGIDLMEEDEQGDNE; encoded by the coding sequence ATGAGCCAGGAAATCGCTGTCATCGGAAGTCCGGACTTCACGACTGGCTTCCGACTCGCAGGAGTCCGGAAGTTTGCGAACGTCCCGGACGACGAAAAGGACGCGGAGTTGGACGACGCTGTTTCTCGAACACTGAACGACGACGACGTGGGCATCATCGTGATGCACGACGACGACCTTACACACCTCTCTCGAAACGTCAGAAACGACGTCGAGACGAGCGTGGAACCCACCCTTGTGACGCTGGGTGGTGGCGCGGGAAGCGGCGGTCTCCGCGACAAAATCAAGCGCGCAATCGGTATCGACCTTATGGAAGAAGACGAACAAGGTGATAACGAATGA
- a CDS encoding ATP synthase subunit A, which yields MSQATDSDVVREDGVIESVSGPVVTATDLGARMNDVVYVGEEGLMGEVIEIEGNKTTIQVYEETSNVAPGEPVENTGEPLSVDLGPGMLYSIYDGVQRPLDVLEDKMGAFLDRGVDAPGIDQEKAWEFNPEVVEGDVVEPGDVVGIVPETESIDHKVMVPPDYEGGEVVSIEDGDYAVTDTVVELDNGEEIQMQQEWPVREPRPSVDKQTPRTPLVSGQRILDGLFPIAKGGTAAIPGPFGSGKTVTQHSLAKWADADIVVYVGCGERGNEMTEVIEDFPELEDPRTGKPLMSRTCLIANTSNMPVAARESCIYTGITIAEYYRDMGYDVALMADSTSRWAEAMREISSRLEEMPGEEGYPAYLAARLAEFYERAGKFENINGTEGSVSVIGAVSPPGGDFSEPVTQNTLRIVKTFWALDADLAERRHFPSINWNESYSLYKDQLDPWYEQNVEPDFPEKRQWAVDVLDEEDELQEIVQLVGKDALPEDQQLTLEVARYLREGWLQQNAFHDVDMFCSPEKTYRMLEAIQTFNEEAFDALEAGVPVTEITDIDAAPRLNRMGTAEEWQDFIDEVEENITQQLREKY from the coding sequence ATGAGCCAGGCAACAGACAGCGACGTCGTCCGTGAGGACGGCGTCATTGAGAGCGTGAGTGGTCCGGTCGTGACCGCCACGGACCTCGGTGCCCGGATGAACGACGTTGTGTACGTCGGGGAAGAAGGGCTCATGGGCGAGGTTATCGAAATCGAAGGAAACAAAACGACGATTCAGGTGTACGAAGAAACCTCGAACGTCGCACCCGGAGAACCCGTCGAGAACACGGGCGAACCGCTTTCAGTGGACCTCGGACCGGGAATGCTGTACTCCATCTACGACGGAGTTCAGCGCCCGCTCGACGTGCTCGAAGACAAGATGGGCGCGTTCCTCGACCGTGGTGTCGACGCACCCGGTATCGACCAGGAGAAGGCCTGGGAGTTCAACCCCGAAGTAGTGGAAGGTGACGTGGTCGAACCCGGCGACGTCGTCGGAATCGTCCCCGAAACCGAAAGCATCGACCACAAAGTGATGGTCCCGCCGGACTACGAGGGTGGGGAAGTCGTCTCCATCGAAGATGGCGACTACGCCGTCACTGACACCGTCGTCGAACTCGACAACGGTGAAGAAATCCAGATGCAACAGGAGTGGCCAGTTCGTGAACCGCGCCCATCCGTCGACAAACAGACGCCACGGACGCCGCTCGTGTCCGGTCAGCGTATCCTCGACGGCCTGTTCCCTATCGCGAAGGGCGGGACGGCCGCGATTCCTGGACCGTTCGGATCCGGAAAGACGGTGACCCAGCACTCGCTCGCGAAGTGGGCGGACGCGGACATCGTCGTCTACGTCGGTTGTGGTGAGCGCGGAAACGAGATGACGGAAGTTATCGAGGACTTCCCGGAACTCGAGGACCCACGAACTGGCAAACCGCTGATGTCGCGGACGTGCCTCATCGCGAACACCTCGAACATGCCCGTGGCCGCACGTGAGTCGTGTATTTACACGGGAATCACCATCGCGGAGTACTACCGTGACATGGGATACGACGTTGCGCTCATGGCCGACTCCACCTCACGGTGGGCTGAGGCGATGCGTGAGATTTCCTCGCGTCTCGAGGAGATGCCCGGCGAAGAGGGCTATCCGGCGTACCTCGCCGCCCGTCTCGCCGAGTTCTACGAGCGAGCAGGCAAGTTCGAGAATATCAACGGTACGGAGGGTTCGGTGTCGGTCATCGGTGCAGTGTCGCCACCCGGCGGCGACTTCTCCGAGCCGGTTACGCAGAACACCCTGCGTATCGTGAAGACGTTCTGGGCACTGGATGCGGACCTCGCCGAACGGCGGCACTTCCCGTCCATCAACTGGAACGAGTCCTACTCGCTGTACAAGGACCAACTCGACCCGTGGTACGAGCAGAACGTCGAGCCGGACTTCCCGGAGAAGCGCCAGTGGGCGGTTGACGTGCTGGACGAGGAGGACGAACTGCAGGAAATCGTTCAGCTCGTCGGTAAGGACGCGCTTCCGGAAGACCAGCAGCTTACGCTCGAAGTCGCGCGCTACCTGCGAGAAGGGTGGCTCCAGCAGAACGCGTTCCACGACGTGGACATGTTCTGTTCTCCGGAGAAAACCTACCGGATGCTCGAAGCCATCCAGACCTTCAACGAGGAAGCGTTCGACGCACTCGAAGCAGGCGTCCCCGTCACCGAAATCACGGACATCGACGCGGCACCGCGTCTGAACCGGATGGGAACGGCCGAAGAGTGGCAGGACTTCATCGACGAAGTCGAAGAAAACATCACCCAACAGCTCAGGGAGAAGTACTAA